AGGGAGACTTTGGGAGGAGTCCCttcagccctccaatcagagggaagggACAACAGAGGATTCTGGGAATGTATTGACTTTCAAAATCTGAATCAGTTAGTGGGATGATAAGATCTCaagtgatgagcttatcctgaGGTAAGGCATGTTGTTCTTGGATTCAAATCGAAGTAGAGAAGCTAATGAAAAGAATTCGTAGATTTCAATCCAATTCAGTAAGTTCAACAACATGGAATTGTTGAGCACATATTAAATGTAGGCAGCCTGCTTAAGGGTGGCGAAcacaaaaacacaaaaggaaTTAGTCCCTGTCCTGGAAGCCCTTATAGTTTCCAGTGTTTGTGCTGAGCTCTATTTACTATATTGTACTGACTTTCAAGTCTTGGAGATATTGTCAACTACACTTTAATACTctaaataatagtagtaatagcactttatggtttgcaaagcactttgcaaagaaCTACATCTATtctaaagtggaaaaaaatattttctgtgttGGGTAGGAAGTCCCTAAGATAATTCGTTTCATTGTTGTAATATGCTGCATGGAGAAAGCCCATTAATTAGGTATCTGTACCAGGTTATATAATTCACCAAATATTAATTAGGACTTCTAATATTATTCCTTTGCTTTATGAAATCAGACATGAGCACTGGggcacaatttttttaaaagtcaaataaataaagaaaactcATCAAATCAGTTGCTGTAATCCAGCTGGCATGTTCAGGACCGTGCTAGtcaccttctcaatggggataaGAGATGAGGAGTAGGGTGGAAGGAGTGTAGTGGGAATGGATAATGGTCTAAAAGAACTAACTTAGAAGGTCAAGTTCACAAAGTAAAAATCATAGCTGGCAAAGAGACACCTGAAAATTACTTCTAAATGTAAGATATATTGCCCAAACAAGGTTATCTAGACATAattagatcaaatgagaaataattagGTTAAATTTTCTCACAGGAAGATGTATTGAATACTGGAATCTCTTCTGAAAAgcagatgaatgaatgacttcTTGAGGGGTTTCAAAACAGATTAAGCAAAGACTCAGAAATCACAGCTCACAGAAGCATCCATAGGTTAGAATGACTGGCTTAAGAGGAATGGGATATGTTAGGGTTTATGAGTGTATTAATTATCCCTCCCAGGAAGTAGATAATGTTTGATGGAAGATAAGCATTAATCTATGAACAGTTTACCTTGATGAGGTAGCATTCCTAAGAAACTAATTCAAAGGTGATTGATTGTTCTAAAACGACTTCTAGCTTATAAATTCTGAGAAATGATCCcattaaggaaaatgaaattgatcAAAGGGTCAAATTGCAAAAATTTCTTGAGAAACTGACCTAAAAACAACATCATTAATAATAGCAGAGGAGCCTGAGAATATGTGTGTCTGTGAAGGGTTATTAGTAGGGCAGGATGATCTGGCTGTGTCCCAGGAAACGAATTTTAAAGGGTTCTGACAGCACACTCTGCAGTAGTTTAGAAACAGCAAGACTTAGTAGTTAACAAGAATAATGATTTCAAATAGAAAGTTACCAAATGATAAGCTGGAATGAGTTGCTTTTCCACTctgccctccttcctttccccacagAGTCCCAGAGCCTTGGTTTCTCCCAGGGAAGGAAGACATCCCATCCATCCTACTTCACTAATGGAGAATCCTGTGTTACTTGCTGCATGGGCATTTGTAATTTTTACCCCAGATGCAGAAATTCCCAGGTATGGTTCTGTGTATGAGAAAGGAGCAGAAGGGTTGGGGTCATTTTCATGTAAAGGTCAGTAACCTTTCCAAAATGATGAGGCAAGTCTTCACTTATCTTGAAGAAATTGGGTGGTGTGCTGGTGATCACTCAAATCCACAGGGAGATTGCCCAGCTGAGTTGGTCAAGTTAGTCAACAAAGTTTAGAAAGTCCTTGTGATCTGCCTTCTTCACTTCAGATGTGTGTGACAGAATATTGGTATGCATGCTGCCTATCACTGCTTCTGCTTAATTATGTTCTCCCCTTaaacctctttctctctcatctttggATATGAACCAGAGAAATCAAACAATTACTGAATTCATCTTCCTGGGATTTTCCAACCACCCACAACTCCAGGGATTGTTCTTCTTGATATTTTTGGTTGTATACCTGGTAACTCTTCTGGGGAACCTTCTCATATTAATAGCAATCAGAATCAACCCTGTTCTGCATACCCCTATGTATTATTTCCTCAGCAACCTGTCCTTCCTGGACATCTGCTACACCTCCACCACTGTCCCCATCATGCTGGTGAACTTTTTCCAAGAGAAGAAAACCATTACCTATGAAAGCTGTCTGTCCCAGCTCTTTTTCCTTGTTACTTGTGCTGGTACTGAGGGTGTCCTGTTGGCTGCTATGGCTTATGACAGGTTTATAGCCATTTGCCATCCATTAAGTTACCCTGTCCTCATGAATAGGAGGGTCTGTACCTACTTAGCAGCTGCCTCCTGGTTGTGTGGGTtagtgaattctctgatgcacaCAGGGCTCACAGCCACTCTCACTCTGTGTGATTCCAATGAGATCAGTCATTTTCTCTGTGATATCCCCCTACTCCTGAAGCTCGCCTGTTCAGACACTTCAGTCAATGAGTTCATACTCTATGTGTCCAGTGCCACCATTGGTCTGAGCCCCTGCCTCTTCACTGCTGTATCCTACATGCTCATTATCTCTGCCATCTTGAAAATCCAGTCTGCTCAGGGGCGGAAAAAAACCTTCTCCACCTGTACCTCTCACCTCACTGTGGTGCTCATCTTCTTTGGAACTGCCATCTTCCACTACGATCAGCCCAGTTCAGGCTACTCTCTGGATGAGGACATCCTTATCTCTGTTCTGTTCTGTATTGTTACACCCATGTTAAATCCTATCATTTACGGCCTGAGAAACAAGGAAGTCAAGGGGGCTATAAGAAAACTGTCTGGAGAATGTAGGTCATCATGATTGCACAGAACAAAATGACCAGCAGAGAAGTGCCATTCATTTCACTTTGATGGCAACTAGGAAATAGTCCAGACCAACTTGtgtcagtttcagtttcctcagctgcacaGGAGAGCACACTTTAGACCAAATTAGTGACCGTTAAGTCAGCTGAGAGTACtgatttcatatatacatatatatatgtatatatacatatatatacatatatatacacatgtatatatatagtgacTTCAAGAGCATATCACCTTTCAATACGGTAGTAATATTCCTATTAGTACGTGCCcacgtatacatacataatgtGACACTTCTGTTGCCTGacaaaatgtttaaataatatacacatacctacatgcacatatataaatatttccattGTATCACTTTTGCCTACTTATATTCCTGAACTTTGCAAGGGACCTCTCTATGTCAGATCTTCTTCACCTCACAGTTACAAGTCGAAGGTCAATGGTCACTTGCAACATCCTAGAAGAAAGGGCATAGCTTACATGTTTGctatggataatttttttttttttgttcagtcacttttcagttgtgacttctgactcttcattgaccccatttgggattttcttggcagagatactggagtgattgaccatttccttctctagctcattttacagatgaggaaactgaagtaagtagggtaaagtgacttgtccaagcttaAACATCTAGTGAAtggatgaatcttcctaactccagacacagactgctatccactgtgccacctactgcTCAATAAATTTTTAAGACTGACCAAAGGCAATTCCCTTTTCATCCCTTCAATCAACTGTAATGTTGGAAGATCCTGAGGCATAAATTTGGAAACAGAGGTCCACCTTTTCCCCTAACTACTGGAAAACCCTAAGCAGAAAAGCAATGAATCGAGATGATAAAAGGATCCTTCGGTCACCTAAGGTGTTGGGCACAAAACCTGAACTGTCATATAAATTGCCTTTTCCAACGACAGCCTCTGTTTTGTATAGACATAGGACCCAGTAGACTCAGAGAAGGTTGcacccaaagaaataaaaaagaaaaatggagcagGGCAAAGATATACCTTGTCTTAATTAAGAATTGGCTGCTATGAGCATGGATCCTTGTGTCGCTGAATTAAAGAGATCCAAAGACATGGATGTATGTTACTGAAGCAGATAAAGTGCTGAACTTCTTGTCAGGAAGAGCTAAAtgcaaatcctgctttagacacaagctatgtgacctagaaaaatcacttaacttgtgtaactctcaatttcttcacctataaaatggggatagtattaTCTACTTTATAGGGTTcttgtgataatcaaatgagatgtaaagcattttatagaccttaaagtgctatataaaactAGCTaacattattcctatttttagcTTTAGTGCTGTGCTGGAAGGGAACACATTGTTGCTTCTGGGTTGcgttctgttttttgttttgtttttaataaaaatgtcatCTGGCCTCACACTTTGCTCTGGCTATCCCATTTACCTCATGGAACCCGGCATTCCCAATACAATGGAAGTATCCACACCTGTTTATTATCCTCATTGCAGAGGGAAAGTGTGACCTATCAAGAAGattaaagggaggagaaaaagtcAGCTTGAACACTCTGGCACACAGGGCACCTCTGTCCTATCCCACTGACCTGACTGTTGTGAGCTGTGTGTTCAGTGAGACCAGCTATGAGGAGAGAGATACAATCATGGTCTCTGGAGCTAAGATCATCAGAAACCAAtctggttgtgtgtgtgtgtgtgtgtgtgtgtgtgtgtgtgtgagtgtgcgtgtgtgcatgtgagtgtgtgtgtgcacgcatgtgcacatgcatgtgcatgtgtgtgtgtctcctcaTCATCATTACCCCAAATCAAAGAGGGAGATGATGAAGCATATGGAGAGAGGTTATAATTTTATTGATACTCCTTTGTGTATTATTTGCATTATCATCACTTTCCAAGGGTGATGCTTATCATCTCTTCCAAATgacttcttcctcttccaaaacaCAATCCTCCAATAAAGAAATCTTTcattccaaaaacaaacaaaaaaaaaacacagctaagaaaaacaaatcaacacctTGGTCCTCTCTGACAAAATCTATGCTTCCCCCCACTTCTCTGCA
The DNA window shown above is from Notamacropus eugenii isolate mMacEug1 chromosome 2, mMacEug1.pri_v2, whole genome shotgun sequence and carries:
- the LOC140522993 gene encoding olfactory receptor 5V1-like, yielding MRDLRQTGNQTITEFIFLGFSNHPQLQGLFFLIFLVVYLVTLLGNLLILIAIRINPVLHTPMYYFLSNLSFLDICYTSTTVPIMLVNFFQEKKTITYESCLSQLFFLVTCAGTEGVLLAAMAYDRFIAICHPLSYPVLMNRRVCTYLAAASWLCGLVNSLMHTGLTATLTLCDSNEISHFLCDIPLLLKLACSDTSVNEFILYVSSATIGLSPCLFTAVSYMLIISAILKIQSAQGRKKTFSTCTSHLTVVLIFFGTAIFHYDQPSSGYSLDEDILISVLFCIVTPMLNPIIYGLRNKEVKGAIRKLSGECRSS